One Cucumis sativus cultivar 9930 chromosome 1, Cucumber_9930_V3, whole genome shotgun sequence DNA segment encodes these proteins:
- the LOC101211111 gene encoding GPI mannosyltransferase 3, with protein sequence MVEKRPRTMLSTAKLVRNEDSPELLRSEKRKFKRYGVFFSTNKVLLFCLAFRFANALLLQTYFNPDEHWQALEVAHDITFGYGHLTWEWKRGIRSYLHPLLFACLYKLLALLGIDTPLLMIKAPRLLQSIFSAVGDFYLYRLSGALFGDYVAKWALFSQLTNWFMFFCFNRTLSNSLETVLTLASLYYWPCISVAPTRISKVSRKLALFMAALSCAIRPTSAITWLYVGLLELFSAHDQLRFIFLEAAPIGSLVLGITFLLDRVMYGSWTLVPLNFLRFNVFSSGGDFYGTHKWHWYFTQGFSAMLFSFIPFSISGIITSRKWKLSGLIVWVLGIHSLLGHKEFRFVLPILPIALMFSGYSLAALRYQTSSNGKRAKSRDLHTKRPMKMNLAIIFLLTTNIPMGLYMSLVHQRGTEDVMNHLAREAVTGKVKRILFLMPCHSTPYYSTLHQNLPMQFLDCTPSVEKGSPVESERFLTNPLDFSIEFAKNWTVPSHIVLFDSEERLLMDFLISHSFKEDKRFFHAHFKVDRDLQSSVVLYVLTV encoded by the exons ATGGTTGAGAAGAGACCCAGGACTATGCTCTCAACAGCAAAATTAGTCAGAAATGAGGACTCACCGGAACTTCTTCGATCTGAGAAacgcaaatttaaaagatatggTGTTTTCTTTTCGACGAACAAGGTCCTTCTGTTTTGCTTGGCATTTCGATTTGCAAATGCACTTTTATTGCAGACTTATTTTAACCCAGATGAACATTGGCAAGCCCTTGAAGTTGCCCACGACATCACCTTTGG GTATGGTCATCTGACATGGGAGTGGAAGAGGGGAATCCGTAGCTACTTGCATCCTCTGTTGTTTGCTTGTCTTTACAAACTTCTTGCTTTACTCGGCATCGATACTCCATTGCTTATG ATAAAAGCTCCGAGGCTGTTGCAATCTATATTCTCAGCTGTTGGTGATTTTTACTTGTACAGACTCTCCGGTGCCCTCTTCGGTGATTATGTTGCAAAATGGGCT CTATTTTCCCAACTTACAAACTGGTTTATGTTCTTCTGCTTCAACCGAACACTATCAAACAGCTTAGAGACCGTTCTAACACTTGCCAGCTTGTATTATTGGCCTTGTATAAGTGTTGCTCCCACCAGAATTTCCAAGGTTTCAAGGAAGTTGGCTTTGTTTATGGCAGCTTTATCATGCGCTATTCGACCAACAAGTGCAATTACTTGGCTGTATGTTGGTCTGCTTGAGCTGTTTTCAGCACATGACCAactaagatttatttttctagagGCTGCTCCTATTGG GTCTTTGGTGCTTGGGATTACGTTTTTGTTAGATAGAGTAATGTACGGTTCCTGGACATTAGTCCCCCTTAATTTTCTGAGGTTCAACGTTTTTTCCTCTGGAGGAGATTTTTATGGAACTCACAAATGGCACTGGTATTTCACTCAGGGGTTTAGTGCCATGCTCTTCAGTTTCATTCCGTTTTCCATTTCTGGCATTATCACTTCAAGAAAATGGAAACTCTCTGGTCTTATCGTTTGGGTTCTGGGAATTCACAGTCTACTTGGTCACAAAGAGTTCAG ATTTGTTCTACCCATTCTTCCGATAGCATTGATGTTCTCTGGCTATTCATTGGCCGCTCTTAGATATCAAACTTCTTCAAATGGGAAAAGGGCAAAATCACGAGACTTGCACACTAAACGCCctatgaaaatgaatttggCCATAATATTTTTGCTCACTACAAATATCCCGATGGGTTTATACATGAGTTTGGTTCATCAG AGAGGAACGGAGGACGTAATGAATCATCTGGCAAGAGAAGCTGTGACTGGGAAAGTCAAAAGAATCCTTTTTCTGATGCCATGTCATTCGACCCCTTACTATTCCACTCTGCACCAAAACTTACCAATGCAGTTTCTAGACTGCACACCGAG CGTAGAGAAAGGAAGCCCAGTCGAGTCGGAGCGTTTCTTGACGAATCCACTTGATTTTTCAATAGAATTTGCTAAAAATTGGACAGTCCCAAGTCACATTGTATTGTTTGATTCAGAAGAAAGACTGCTGATGGACTTTCTGATATCGCATTCTTTCAAGGAG GATAAAAGGTTCTTCCATGCTCACTTCAAGGTGGATCGTGATCTTCAATCTTCGGTGGTTTTATATGTCTTAACTGTTTAA
- the LOC101221945 gene encoding F-box protein At5g07610, with protein MNNAGDILFDVLSRLPTKTLLEMRFVSKAWHRLILDRSFVQAQFQKCGLALSGFMFQEKYRKCPIDISTFTYMPIDADSKVQKMVFGFLPEDVVILQSCNGLVCCRSCFRTQHSTTHSTTIYVCNPLFKKWVSFEVAQLDSFSSIALAFDPILDPVNTATNFKVVRIQQLENEQEEMYYTFEIYSSETGTWKESSEVCYSDGNLLNNNGTYAKGVLHWLTDTDQILAFDTEKELSLLVPSPIPALEMFIDAPGTCIGESKGLLHFIMICEDGIIVWCLDDYFEAKWTLKHSKQLQMIEDENPNMFFKLYKIMQRRRLPGMEPYMDPWAFKDEVLLMRVFSTVYFYHIETGKVVEVCNVASLGPNPFVSPPVIPYSLSLIPLDVSLSRSDPNNNTNPNEN; from the coding sequence ATGAATAATGCTGGTGATATTCTCTTTGATGTTTTATCTCGGTTGCCAACGAAAACTCTTCTTGAAATGAGATTTGTATCTAAGGCGTGGCATCGACTTATTTTAGACCGATCGTTTGTACAAGCTCAATTTCAGAAGTGTGGATTGGCATTATCAGGTTTCATGTTTCAGGAGAAATACCGAAAGTGTCCTATTGATATAAGCACTTTCACCTATATGCCCATAGATGCAGATTCTAAGGTGCAGAAAATGGTGTTTGGTTTCTTGCCTGAGGATGTTGTTATTTTACAATCCTGTAATGGCCTGGTTTGTTGTAGGAGTTGCTTCCGTACACAACACTCCACAACACACTCCACAACAATCTACGTCTGCAATCCCTTGTTTAAGAAGTGGGTGAGTTTTGAAGTGGCTCAGCTGGACAGTTTCAGCAGCATTGCTCTAGCATTTGATCCCATACTGGACCCCGTAAATACTGcaacaaatttcaaagtagTTAGAATACAGCAGTTGGAGAATGAGCAAGAGGAAATGTACTACACATTTGAAATATACTCTTCAGAAACAGGGACCTGGAAGGAATCAAGTGAAGTTTGCTATTCAGATGGCAATTTATTGAATAACAATGGCACTTATGCTAAAGGGGTCTTACATTGGCTTACTGATACCGATCAAATCCTTGCATTTGATACAGAGAAAGAACTCTCTCTGTTGGTGCCATCTCCAATTCCTGCCTTGGAAATGTTCATCGACGCTCCTGGAACATGCATTGGGGAATCCAAGGGCTTACTGCATTTCATCATGATCTGTGAAGATGGAATCATCGTGTGGTGTCTGGATGACTATTTTGAGGCAAAATGGACGCTCAAACATTCAAAACAGCTCCAAATGATTGAGGACGAGAACCCGAATATGTTTTTCAAGTTATACAAGATCATGCAAAGGAGAAGGCTTCCAGGCATGGAGCCATATATGGATCCGTGGGCATTTAAAGATGAGGTTTTATTGATGAGGGTGTTTTCAACCGTCTATTTCTACCACATAGAAACAGGGAAGGTGGTGGAAGTCTGTAACGTTGCCAGTTTGGGTCCAAACCCTTTTGTCAGTCCTCCCGTAATTCCTTACTCGTTGAGCTTGATTCCATTGGACGTTTCTCTCTCACGATCTGATCCAAACAACAACACAAACCCCAATGAGAACTAG